In Fusarium oxysporum f. sp. lycopersici 4287 chromosome 6, whole genome shotgun sequence, a single window of DNA contains:
- a CDS encoding hypothetical protein (At least one base has a quality score < 10) — MPAPTSRPPRPKDRHGFEVAIICALPLEADAIEALFDYCWDSNGPPFGKAAHDTNSYLTGMIGCHNVVLVRMPGTGKAHAAAATSNCRASFPNAKIALVVGVCGVAPFKRNGEEIVLGDVVISEGIIQYDFGRRLPGQFVPKEGPLDSLGRPNQEIRGVLARAKGISGRQLLVSEMTRSLSILRQNPEFCAEYPGVVYDRLFEASYRHSEDHKPCEQGGCNGKLVPRCRLQPKGPNPTPAIHFGLMASGDSVMKSGEDRDREVEARDIVAFEMEGAGVWDTLPCIVIKGACDYADSHKSKVWQRYAAATAAACAKAFLSFWMPPPSEAESDLPPNKRVRLHASEDAFTIREPRDQPVFLVPFLENPLFIGRADVLMNLQSLLFESNNRKIALVGLGGIGKTQIALQLAYWTKEKKQDYSVFWVPALSHASFEQACVQIMDACDIPTTDNNNAVESVRQYLSSKSAGKWLLVVDNADDMQTVMGSIGVEKGMYQSLPQSGEGRILFTTRYRKVGVSVAGRNILEVPAMSPNEARRYFKEALIQEMSSADDEVMHHLLAVLTHLPLAITQAAAYLNENQISLSEYVQLFENTDRDRIQLLSVEFHADTRYEQSQDPVATTWFISFNQIRRADELASRILMFLAYVEPRAVPQSMLPKGESQQQLTRAIGTLRGYKFLDKRGSSEVFDMHNLVHLAIRSWVAENDLEKEQSQAVIARLREVFPTDEWENRDVWRQYLPHAIKLLRCPEDNWSDELCELGFWAGRCLLVDGRVIEAVGLLEHVVAIREKTLAESHPSRLVSQHGLAIAYQANGQIKEAVKLQEHVVAIQEKTLAESHPDRLASQYVLAIAYRANGQIKEAAKLLERVVISDKTLAESHPDRLASQRELAGAYQANGQIKEAVKLLEHVVAIQEKTSEESHPSRLASQYALAGAYQANGQIQEAVKLLEHVVAIQIEIWAEDDYRRQLSKDLLQHCYERLEGVNSVVS; from the exons ATGCCAGCTCCAACGTCCCGGCCACCCCGACCGAAGGACCGTCACGGCTTCGAGGTAGCTATTATTTGCGCTTTACCCCTTGAGGCTGATGCTATCGAGGCCTTGTTTGACTACTGTTGGGATAGTAATGGTCCACCTTTCGGGAAGGCAGCACATGATACCAATTCCTACTTAACAGGTATGATCGGCTGTCACAATGTCGTGCTCGTACGTATGCCAGGGACAGGTAAAGCGCACGCGGCGGCGGCAACCTCCAACTGCAGAGCGAGTTTTCCGAATGCCAAGATTgctcttgttgttggcgtCTGTGGCGTTGCCCCCTTCAAGCGCAACGGTGAAGAAATCGTGCTGGGAGATGTCGTCATCAGTGAGGGCATTATCCAATATGATTTCGGACGGCGCCTGCCAGGCCAGTTTGTCCCCAAAGAAGGGCCGCTGGACTCTCTGGGAAGGCCGAACCAGGAGATACGCGGGGTTTTGGCACGAGCCAAAGGGATCAGCGGCCGTCAACTATTGGTAAGCGAGATGACAAGATCCCTCAGTATCCTCCGCCAAAACCCAGAGTTTTGTGCCGAATATCCTGGCGTTGTGTACGACAGACTATTCGAAGCATCCTATCGCCACAGCGAGGACCACAAGCCATGCGAACAAGGCGGGTGCAACGGAAAGCTCGTACCAAGATGCCGTCTTCAGCCCAAGGGGCCCAATCCTACACCTGCTATCCATTTCGGACTGATGGCATCAGGCGATTCGGTGATGAAGTCTGGCGAAGACCGCGACCGCGAGGTAGAGGCGAGAGATATAGTTGCTTTCGAGATGGAAGGCGCGGGTGTTTGGGATACTCTACCTTGCATTGTGATCAAAGGGGCATGTGACTATGCTGATAGCCACAAGAGTAAGGTCTGGCAGCGATATGCTGCGGCTACGGCGGCGGCTTGTGCGAAAGCCTTTCTTAGCTTTTGGATGCCCCCACCATCAG aagctgaaagTGACTTGCCACCGAATAAGCGAGTTCGATTGCATGCATCTGAAGATGCGTTCACAATCCGCGAACCTCGAGATCAACCAGTCTTTCTAGTGCCGTTTCTCGAAAACCCCCTCTTCATAGGCCGGGCTGACGTTCTTATGAACCTTCAAAGCCTATTGTTCGAGAGCAATAATCGGAAAATTGCGcttgttggtcttggtggtaTTGGCAAAACGCAGATTGCTCTCCAGCTCGCCTACTggaccaaggagaagaagcaggacTACTCGGTGTTCTGGGTGCCGGCGCTGAGCCATGCCAGTTTCGAGCAGGCATGTGTGCAGATCATGGATGCCTGTGATATTCCGACTACCGATAATAATAATGCGGTTGAATCAGTCCGTCAGTACCTGAGCTCAAAAAGTGCCGGCAAATGGCTTCTTGTGGTTGATAACGCTGATGATATGCAAACTGTCATGGGTTCGATAGGCGTGGAGAAGGGCATGTACCAATCGCTTCCCCAAAGCGGCGAAGGACGAATCCTGTTTACGACACGGTACCGAAAGGTGGGAGTATCAGTCGCAGGGCGAAATATTCTCGAAGTGCCCGCAATGAGCCCAAATGAGGCGAGAAGGTACTTCAAAGAGGCACTGATTCAAGAAATGTCCTCagccgatgatgaagtcatGCACCATCTCCTGGCGGTTCTGACACACCTTCCACTGGCCATCACGCAAGCAGCGGCATACTTGAACGAAAACCAGATATCACTCTCGGAGTATGTGCAACTCTTCGAGAACACAGATCGTGATAGGATACAACTACTAAGCGTCGAGTTCCACGCCGACACGAGATATGAGCAGTCTCAGGATCCCGTGGCGACTACCTGGTTCATCTCGTTCAACCAAATCCGTAGGGCTGACGAACTTGCCTCGCGTATTTTGATGTTTCTGGCTTACGTTGAACCAAGGGCGGTGCCTCAGTCGATGCTGCCCAAGGGTGAATCACAACAACAATTGACTCGAGCCATCGGCACGTTACGTGGCTATAAATTTCTGGATAAACGAGGATCCAGTGAGGTATTCGATATGCATAATTTGGTGCACCTAGCAATAAGGTCTTGGGTTGCAGAGAACGACTTGGAGAAAGAGCAAAGCCAGGCAGTGATAGCACGGCTGAGAGAGGTATTCCCGACGGATGAGTGGGAAAACCGAGACGTTTGGCGGCAATATCTGCCTCATGCAATTAAACTCCTCAGATGTCCCGAGGATAACTGGAGCGATGAGCTATGTGAACTAGGTTTTTGGGCTGGCCGATGCTTGCTTGTAGACGGACGGGTGATAGAGGCAGTAGGACTGCTAGAACACGTGGTTGCGATTCGAGAGAAAACGTTGGCGGAGAGTCACCCATCACGACTGGTATCACAGCACGGGCTCGCAATAGCATATCAAGCCAACGGACAGATTAAAGAGGCAGTGAAGCTGCAAGAGCATGTGGTTGCAATTCAAGAGAAAACATTGGCGGAGAGTCACCCAGACCGACTGGCATCACAGTACGTGCTCGCAATAGCATATCGAGCCAACGGACAGATCAAAGAGGCAGCGAAGCTGCTAGAACGCGTGGTGATTAGTGACAAAACGTTGGCGGAGAGTCACCCAGACCGACTGGCATCACAGCGCGAGCTCGCAGGAGCATATCAAGCCAACGGACAGATTAAAGAGGCAGTGAAGCTGCTAGAACACGTGGTTGCAATTCAAGAGAAAACGTCGGAGGAGAGTCACCCATCACGACTGGCATCACAGTACGCGCTCGCAGGAGCATATCAAGCCAACGGACAGATCCAAGAGGCAGTGAAGCTGCTAGAACATGTGGTTGCAATTCAGATAGAGATATGGGCAGAGGACGATTATAGGCGGCAGCTATCAAAAGACTTGCTGCAGCACTGCTATGAAAGGTTAGAGGGGGTCAACTCAGTAGTATCTTAG